The sequence below is a genomic window from Streptomyces sp. B21-105.
GAGGCCGGCACGGTGAAGCGGTCCGGCACGTCGGATCCCATCGCCCCGAGCCGCCATACGGTCGGTGTGGCGTCGGTGCCGGGACGGCGGTACAGGGTGAGCCGGAGGCGGTACGCGTCGAGACGCAGGCCGCCCGCGGCATCGTCGATCGTGAGCGTGTCGGTCCACACGGTGCTTCTGCCGTCGGTCTGGCCGTCGACCGAGGATCGCTTGATGTCCTGGTCACCGGAGGCCCAGCGGCCCATCACGTACCAGGGGGTGTCCGTACCGTCCGAGTACGTGCCGATGACCTCGATCTGGAGCCAGCTGCCGGCCGGGGTGCTCGCGTTCCAGGAGGCGATCACCTCCGTGGCGGGGACGGCGAGCCGGTGCAGGGGCGATGTCCAGGTCGCGTACTCCCAGGAGGCGGTCGTCCTGTTGTGCGGGTCGGTGTGGTCGACGACGCCGAGCGGAGCCGCGATGACGACGCCGGGGCGGAGCCCCGCTTGGGCACGGACGCCGTCGGCGACGCCGGAGCGCCAGTCTGCGTACGTGGTCCACCCGCGGTAGTCCACGGTTCGGGCCGGCGTCCCTTCGGCGTCGCCGTCGTCGCTCGCCCCGGTGGCGGACGCGGCCGACGCGGCGGGGGGCGATCCCCCTGCCACCGCGGCGGCGACCGCGGCGGCGAGGACCGTACGGCGGGAAGGCTGTCCGGCTCTGCTCATGGGTGTGCTCATGGGGGAGGCTCCCGAGGGTCTGCGCGGTCCATATGACTCTGTACAGCTGGGTGTCGCTCTTTGCGGCTGTTCGGCCACTATGGGGGGAGGGGAACGCGGCTTCCAGCAGGTGGGCCCGTGCCGCGCCCAGCACCATCGGTCTGGCCCACCGGGGGCCGCGGAGTCCCCGTAGAATCACCCGCCGTACCGAAGCACCGTCGCACCGCGTCTCCGCCGTACCGAAGCACCGCCTTACCGCCCGATCACCGCCGTATCGCCCGCCGCTCCCCGCCCCCGCGCACCCCAGGATCCCGTCATCCGCCAGCTTGCCTCCCGGCTCCGCCGTCTGCCGCCGTCCTGCGGACCGGTGCGTCTGATCGGCGTCGACGGGCATGCCGGCTCGGGGAAGTCCACCTTCGCCGGAGCGCTGGCGGAGGCACTGGACGGCGCCCCGGTGCTGCACCTCGACGACGTCGCGTGCCACGACGAGCTGTTCTCGTGGACCGGCCGACTGCTCTCCCAGGTGATCGAGCCCTTGGGCCGCGGCGAGAGCGCGCACTACACGCCCTACGACTGGCTCGCCCACCGCTTCGGCCCGCCCCGTACCCTGCCCGCCGCCCCCGTCGTCCTGGTCGAGGGAGTCGGCGCTGGCCGCCGCGCCCTGCGGCCGTTCCTGGCGTGGCTGCTGTGGATGGAGATACCGCCCGAGGAGTCCTGGGCGCGCGGCCGGGCACGTGACGGAGAGGAGCAGCGCGCGTTCTGGGACGGGTGGGTTCCGGCCGAAGTCCGCCACTTCGCCGAAGACCCGTCGCGACCGCACGCCGCCCTGCTGGTACGGCAGTTGAAGCAGGGCTACGAGGTGCTGCCGGGGCCCGCGAAGGCCCCTGGCCCGCACCGGGACGTCACCCACCGTGAAGGACCACCCGCGATGTGGTGAAGGTGTGAAGAGCCTTGCGTCCGAACTTGGCCAAGTGCCTCAACTCCGCTTGACCGGCGGCCCGTACAGGACTTACGTTCTCAATGCGCGGCGATCGAAGCCGCCCCTCAGACGCGAAGCCCCCGGTTGTTCCCCCGTGATCGGGGGCTTCGTTCTGCCCGAACCCTGGTCGCGGTCCCTTCTGCGGACCTGACGCGACGCGATCCGCTCACCCAGGGTCACCACACGGTATTGCGCCCCGTCTGCTCCCACCTCGTCGAACGGCCTGTGCGGCGCCCTACGGCGGGCCCCGCTCCCGCGGGTACGATGCCAACGGTGCGACCTGGACGGCTGCTGCGCGCACCTGGCAACTCCGGTCCGCGGCACAGCGGTTCGACCAAGGCAGCCGACGGGCGACAGCCCGGCGGCATACCGACGGGGGCACGGTCTGTGGGGGACGCGATGGACTTCGGCACGCAGGGCCCCGAGGCCCCCGCCGACCTCGCCTGGCTTCGAGGCGTGGACGCCTACACCATGGGCGCCTATCCGCAGGCGGAGGAGGAGTTCCGCACTGCGGTGCGGATCGATCCCGGGATGGCCGACGGCTGGCTCGGACTGCACGCGCTGCGCGTCGACACGACGACCGCGCTGCTGCGCATGTTCCGCCACCGCGAACGGTTCGGGGAACAGCGCTCACGGCACCGCCGCACCCTCAACTCCTGGTACTGGCTCGGCTGGTGGGTGCAGCCGGTGCTGGAGAGCCCCCGCGACCTGCTGCTCGCACACGCCTCGCACTGGCTCGACGGCCGCCATGTGCCCGAACTGGACCGGGCGCTGGCCGGACTCCCGCCCGTCGACGCCGACCACCAGGTCCGCTTCCTGCACGCCTGTCGCGCGTACCTGGTGAAGGACTGGGAACAGCTGGTCCGGTACACCGACTCGCTGCTCGACGACCCGCTGCTGTGCATCGAGGCCGGCCTGTTCGGCGGGATGGCCCGGGTGCGCCTGGAGATGTACGGCCAGGCCGAGCCGCTGCTCTCGGCGGCTCTGATGCGCTGCCGCAGCGAGCAGCCGCAACGCAAGGAGCTGCGGTACTGGCTGGCCCGCGCGCACGAGGGCACCGGCCGTTCAGCGGCCGCCCTCCCGCTGTACCGGGCGGTGCACCGCGTCGACGCCGCCTTCATGGACACCTCGGCGCGGCTCGCCGCGATCGCGGAGGGCGACGGATACGACGACACGGCGGACCTGGCGGCGATCACCCTCACCGGGCTGGGGCAGGACACGGCTGACGGGCCGGACGGCTTCGACCCGCTGTTCGGCACGGAGGGACGCGATCTGCGGCTCGAGCCCTCCGAGCTGCCGCCCGTCGTACCCCTGCCGTCGGTGACCGACCCGGCGGTGCGCGAGAAGAACGTCGTCCGCTCTCCGTCACCGCTGCCGACCGGTCCCACCGATCCCGCTTTACTCGAGGAGGCCCTCGCCGAGCTGGAGCGCATGGTAGGGCTGGAGCCGGTGAAACGCCAGGTCAAGGCGCTCTCGGCGCAGCTCAACATGGCGCGGCTGCGGACCGGGCAGGGCCTTCCGGTCCAGCCGCCGAAGCGGCACTTCGTGTTCTCCGGCCCCTCCGGCACCGGCAAGACGACGGTGGCCCGCATCCTCGGCCGCGTCTTCTACGCCCTCGGTCTGCTGGGCGGCGACCACCTGGTGGAGGCGCAGCGGGCCGACCTGGTCGGCGAGTACCTCGGCCAGACGGCCGTCAAGGCCAACGAGCTGATCGACTCGGCCCTCGGCGGCGTGCTCTTCGTCGACGAGGCGTACTCGCTCTCGAACTCCGGCTACGGCAAGGGCGACGCGTACGGCGACGAGGCGTTGCAGGTGCTGCTGAAACGGGCCGAGGATAACCGGGACCACCTGGTGGTGATCCTGGCCGGCTACCCGGAGGGCATGGACCGTCTCCTGGCGGCCAATCCCGGGCTGTCCTCCCGTTTCACGAGCCGCGTCGACTTCCCCTCCTACCGGCCCCTCGAACTCACCTCCATCGGGGAGGTGCTGGCCGCGGAGAACGGCGACGCGTGGGACGCGGAGGCGTTGGACGAGCTGCGCTCGATCGCCGGGCATGTGGTCGACCAGGGCTGGATCGACGAGCTCGGCAACGGACGCTTTCTGCGCACCCTGTACGAGAAGAGCTGCGCCTACCGGGACCTGCGGCTGTCGGTCTGTCCGGGAGAGCTGACCCGGGACGACCTGGCGACGCTGCGGCTGCCCGACCTGATGCAGGCCTACGGCGAGGTGCTGTCGGGGCGGGGCCCGCAGGACCCTTCGGCGATCTGACGCATCCCGCCCGCGCACCCGCTCCGGCCTCCGGGCCCGCACCGGTACGGAGATCGCCGCGCCGAGGCCGACCGCCGGGGACACGCGCACTCTCCCGGCCCGGTACAGCTCGCCGGGCCGAGGCCGGTCGCCGAGAGGGCGTTCCCTCCCCGTTCGGCAGGATCGCCGGCCGCGCGGGCCCACCGGGCGGGGCGAGGGCTGCACGGCGCGTGGCCCACGCCGGTCCATCACGAAGTGGGCCCGCCCGGCCGGACGGCCACCGGCTGCCCGGACGACTGCCGGCACGGCTCGCTGCCGCCCGCCGGGCCGCTCCGGTCGTCGCCCAGGAGAATCACCGGGCCGGAACGACCCGCCGGCCGGGACTGCCACCCATCGGCTCGCTCCGCCCGCGCCGACCGGCAGAAGCGACACCGCAGATCAGCGGTTCGATGACGCCCAGCAGCCCGGCGGGTAACGCCGACCCGACCTGTCGCCAGGCCACACGCGTAGACCGCCGCCGTGGCGGTCGTCCGCGGCACCACGTCTTCGCGCAGCCGGACGATGGCCGCCGATGTGCGGCCGACGATCGCGTCGAGCGCCACGCGGTCCGGCCCTGGTCGTCGGCCCGGACGATCCGCCGGGCCGGGACGGTTCGCCGGGCCGGGACGGTTCGCCGGGCCGGGAGGACCCGCCGGTCGGGTCGGCTCGCCGGTCGGGTCGGCTCGCCCGGTGGGCGCCGTGTGCCGGACCGTGCCCGGCCGGGGCGCCGGGTGCCGGTCAGCTCGCCAGCGCCTCCTCCGGTTCGTCGCTCGCCCTCGGCTCCGTCAGCCGAACCTCGGGGACCTCGCGGTGCGCGGGGTCGGTGACCTCGCCCACCAGCAGTTCCAGTACGTCCTCCAGGGCGACCAGGCCGAGGACCTTGCCGGAGGCGTCGGCGACCTGCGCCAGATGGGTCGCCGCCCGGCGCATCACCGTCAGCGCGTCGTCCAGCGGCAGTTCGGAGCGGAGCGTCGTCATGGGACGCCACAGCTGTTGCGGCACCGCCCGCTCGGAGTCCTCCTGGTCGAGCACGTCCTTCACATGCAGGTAGCCCATGAAGGCGCCCGTCTCCGCGGCCACGGGGAAGCGGGAGTAGCCGGTGCGGGCGGTCAGCTCGACGATCTGGCCCGGGGTGACCGCCGGACTGACCGTGACCAGGGACTCGCGCCGGAGCAGAACGTCGGTGACGGGACGGGAGCCGAGCTCGAGGGCGTCCTCCAGGCGCTCCTGCTCCTCCGGGCCGAGCAGACCGGCCTGGCCGGAGTCCTCCAGCAGCCGGTTCAGCTGCTCGCTGGTGACCACGGC
It includes:
- a CDS encoding peptidase C39 family protein yields the protein MSRAGQPSRRTVLAAAVAAAVAGGSPPAASAASATGASDDGDAEGTPARTVDYRGWTTYADWRSGVADGVRAQAGLRPGVVIAAPLGVVDHTDPHNRTTASWEYATWTSPLHRLAVPATEVIASWNASTPAGSWLQIEVIGTYSDGTDTPWYVMGRWASGDQDIKRSSVDGQTDGRSTVWTDTLTIDDAAGGLRLDAYRLRLTLYRRPGTDATPTVWRLGAMGSDVPDRFTVPASVPGLERELRVPRYSQEIHQGQYPEYDSGGEAWCSPTSSQMIVEYWGGRLTDEQLAWVDPSYADPQVCHAARHTYDHQYAGCGNWPFNAAYAATFQDLQGVVTRLGSLTDLETLIGAGIPAMTSQSFLKEELTGAGYGTSGHLMAVVGFTAEGDVIANDPFSADDAAVRRVYPRREFENVWLRTKRHNATGNVVSGTGGVCYLYFPARPSARQCQALTAVGIRM
- a CDS encoding uridine kinase family protein, yielding MRQLASRLRRLPPSCGPVRLIGVDGHAGSGKSTFAGALAEALDGAPVLHLDDVACHDELFSWTGRLLSQVIEPLGRGESAHYTPYDWLAHRFGPPRTLPAAPVVLVEGVGAGRRALRPFLAWLLWMEIPPEESWARGRARDGEEQRAFWDGWVPAEVRHFAEDPSRPHAALLVRQLKQGYEVLPGPAKAPGPHRDVTHREGPPAMW
- a CDS encoding AAA family ATPase, giving the protein MDFGTQGPEAPADLAWLRGVDAYTMGAYPQAEEEFRTAVRIDPGMADGWLGLHALRVDTTTALLRMFRHRERFGEQRSRHRRTLNSWYWLGWWVQPVLESPRDLLLAHASHWLDGRHVPELDRALAGLPPVDADHQVRFLHACRAYLVKDWEQLVRYTDSLLDDPLLCIEAGLFGGMARVRLEMYGQAEPLLSAALMRCRSEQPQRKELRYWLARAHEGTGRSAAALPLYRAVHRVDAAFMDTSARLAAIAEGDGYDDTADLAAITLTGLGQDTADGPDGFDPLFGTEGRDLRLEPSELPPVVPLPSVTDPAVREKNVVRSPSPLPTGPTDPALLEEALAELERMVGLEPVKRQVKALSAQLNMARLRTGQGLPVQPPKRHFVFSGPSGTGKTTVARILGRVFYALGLLGGDHLVEAQRADLVGEYLGQTAVKANELIDSALGGVLFVDEAYSLSNSGYGKGDAYGDEALQVLLKRAEDNRDHLVVILAGYPEGMDRLLAANPGLSSRFTSRVDFPSYRPLELTSIGEVLAAENGDAWDAEALDELRSIAGHVVDQGWIDELGNGRFLRTLYEKSCAYRDLRLSVCPGELTRDDLATLRLPDLMQAYGEVLSGRGPQDPSAI
- a CDS encoding hemolysin family protein; protein product: MSALQLVFAALLVLANGFFVGAEFALVSVRRSQIEPLGTARARQVLYGLERLPQMMAAAQFGITVCSLTLGAVAEPTVAELLEPLFEWIHLPHGMIHPLGYVIALAAVVFFHLVIGEMVPKNLAMAAPEKTALWLSPGLVAFARLCRPITVALGACARGILRLFHVEPRDEVEAVVTSEQLNRLLEDSGQAGLLGPEEQERLEDALELGSRPVTDVLLRRESLVTVSPAVTPGQIVELTARTGYSRFPVAAETGAFMGYLHVKDVLDQEDSERAVPQQLWRPMTTLRSELPLDDALTVMRRAATHLAQVADASGKVLGLVALEDVLELLVGEVTDPAHREVPEVRLTEPRASDEPEEALAS